In the genome of Rhodamnia argentea isolate NSW1041297 chromosome 3, ASM2092103v1, whole genome shotgun sequence, one region contains:
- the LOC115732527 gene encoding receptor like protein 22-like, with protein sequence MSETQSVAKLTVHDSLHLTDARLSGPIPSSLGNPTRLVQLRLSYNNLQGEIPNSLWELKDLEFLDLSGNNLSGTVDLHILENLEYLYLDFNNISFVSKTKMNATLPKLSYLSLESCHLHEFPKLLGHLSGLEWIDLSHNKIGGSIPTWMGDGSRESLLFVDLSHNFLTGFVDNRINLLLPNLTYLDISSNSLKMRLPTPPPSVSYYNISNNILFGDIQSICRAKSLVTLDLSSNSLNGTIPSCLKNIHSLAVLNLGKNKLEGSIPQAYPNGCALNVIDLAENRLQGPVSRSLANCTMLEYLNLGHNQILDGFPSWLSELTNLKVIILKSNNFHGPIKPPQSQFNFSNLHVMDLSDNSFNGELPSKLLHSFHAMKVVAAQDRLEYMSIVEESSRFGKPWDYGMKLTNKGTKRDYSKVPYALMVIDLSNNKFEGCILDLIGDLKSLLMLNLSNNVLTGPIPPSLANLTKLESLDLSRNKLSGEIPPQLAQLTFLSYFDISHNQPPGPIPRGSRFNTFTIDSFAMNEGLCGGPLPKKCTTAGDNLLVPPSPQEEIGEEPPFNLDWKFVLIGAGVGFLIGAVWGI encoded by the coding sequence atgtcagAGACTCAATCGGTAGCCAAACTAACCGTCCATGATTCTTTACATTTGACAGATGCTCGCCTAAGCGGTCCAATTCCATCTTCATTAGGGAACCCGACGCGGTTGGTTCAACTACGCCTTTCGTACAACAATTTGCAAGGTGAAATCCCAAACTCATTATGGGAACTCAAGGATCTTGAATTTCTGGATCTTAGTGGGAATAATTTGAGTGGCACCGTGGATTTGCACATACTCGAGAacttggaatatttatatttggACTTCAACAACATATCTTTTGTTAGCAAGACCAAGATGAATGCGACGCTTCCAAAACTTTCCTATTTAAGTTTAGAGTCGTGCCACTTACATGAGTTCCCCAAGCTTTTAGGCCACCTAAGCGGATTAGAGTGGATAGATCTTTCGCACAATAAAATCGGAGGGAGTATTCCTACGTGGATGGGGGATGGTAGCAGAGAATCCTTGTTGTTTGTAGATCTTTCTCACAATTTTCTAACTGGCTTTGTGGACAACCGCATCAATCTGCTGCTACCTAACTTGACTTATCTTGACATTAGTTCTAACTCGCTCAAAATGAGACTCCCTACTCCACCTCCATCGGTGTCTTATTACAATATCTCCAACAACATCCTCTTCGGAGATATTCAATCTATTTGTAGAGCCAAGTCCCTTGTCACTCTTGATTTGTCCAGCAATAGTCTGAATGGCACAATTCCTTCATGTCTCAAAAACATTCATTCTTTGGCAGTTTTGAATCTTGGAAAAAATAAACTTGAGGGTAGCATTCCTCAGGCTTACCCAAATGGTTGTGCGTTGAATGTTATTGACCTCGCAGAGAATCGATTGCAAGGGCCTGTCTCAAGATCTTTGGCCAATTGTACAATGCTAGAGTATTTGAACCTTGGTCACAATCAAATTCTCGATGGTTTCCCTTCATGGCTTTCAGAGTTGACCAACCTGAAAGTTATTATCTTGAAATCTAATAACTTCCATGGTCCAATAAAACCACCACAAAGCCAGTTCAATTTTAGCAACTTGCATGTCATGGACCTTTCCGACAATAGTTTCAATGGTGAACTTCCTTCCAAGTTGTTGCACAGTTTCCATGCCATGAAAGTAGTTGCTGCTCAAGATCGGTTGGAATATATGAGTATTGTGGAAGAGTCCTCTAGATTTGGAAAGCCCTGGGATTATGGAATGAAATTGACGAATAAAGGTACGAAAAGGGATTACTCGAAGGTTCCATATGCCCTTATGGTAATTGACCTCTCCAACAACAAATTCGAAGGATGCATACTTGATCTCATTGGAGATTTGAAGTCACTTCTCATGCTTAATCTTTCGAACAATGTTCTTACCGGTCCCATCCCGCCCTCCTTAGCAAATCTGACAAAGTTGGAATCTCTAGATCTTTCTCGAAACAAGCTCTCGGGAGAGATTCCTCCACAGCTAGCCCAACTTACATTTCTTTCATATTTCGACATCTCTCATAATCAACCGCCGGGACCAATTCCACGAGGGAGTCGGTTCAACACATTCACGATTGATTCATTTGCCATGAATGAGGGGCTATGTGGAGGTCCTTTGCCAAAAAAATGCACAACGGCTGGGGATAACTTACTAGTACCACCATCTCCCCAGGAAGAAATCGGCGAAGAGCCTCCGTTCAACTTGGATTGGAAATTTGTGCTAATTGGGGCTGGAGTCGGGTTTCTGATAGGGGCTGTCTGGGGAATTTGA